In bacterium, a genomic segment contains:
- a CDS encoding ATP-binding protein, which yields MKILWSFKLKIALGVVTFTGLVLMGFSAFFLASTQRIGLERLDRELVAMGTPQINRLHPREHWAQLDTSLRSFHEDDHKGVYEFMVCDQDRNPLYSSRHWPTNLTEKVLRLQTSSEPSFKNDPDPPAREPPPELQRPPREPRTRPPPPGLHEPAGGRPPARRHSDPQYTTFTGPDKTWRIMTLQNSDITFVMALDLAEFQAEIQAVQTLFTFAIPVALLLLAIGGWLLAGQALRPVRTLTRVAGKITAKDLHQRVPVDNAAPEFAELIQILNGMLDRLEKSFQQATRFSADAAHELNTPLTILQGQMEQAIQNAASEPDQQMYAGLLEEVQRLKTIVWKLLLLARADTGQLTLKRERIDLSDAIDDLLHDADVLAPGLHIDRQLTPGLTIEADPDLLRQVLQNLLSNAIKYNRPGGLIKLTLAQQADRILFTIGNTTPPSLTLDEKLLFTRFYRGDRSRGRHIDGVGLGLSLSREIVNAHQGTLVLKESTDGWIAFALTLPAPSGNKAENE from the coding sequence ATGAAAATCTTATGGTCATTCAAACTTAAGATTGCCCTGGGTGTGGTGACCTTCACGGGCCTTGTCCTGATGGGGTTCTCGGCTTTTTTTCTTGCCTCCACCCAGCGGATCGGACTGGAACGGCTGGATCGGGAGCTCGTGGCGATGGGAACACCCCAGATCAACCGGCTTCACCCACGGGAACATTGGGCCCAGTTGGACACCTCCCTGCGCTCGTTCCATGAAGACGACCATAAAGGAGTCTATGAATTCATGGTGTGTGATCAGGACCGGAACCCGCTTTACAGTTCCCGCCACTGGCCAACCAACCTGACGGAAAAAGTATTGCGCCTTCAGACCTCATCTGAGCCGTCATTTAAAAACGATCCGGACCCTCCTGCTCGTGAACCGCCGCCTGAACTTCAGCGCCCGCCCCGGGAACCGCGCACACGCCCCCCTCCCCCCGGTCTTCATGAGCCTGCCGGGGGCCGCCCTCCCGCACGCCGCCATTCCGACCCGCAGTATACGACCTTCACCGGGCCGGATAAAACCTGGCGGATAATGACCCTCCAGAATTCAGACATCACGTTTGTCATGGCCCTGGATCTCGCAGAATTTCAGGCGGAGATTCAGGCGGTCCAGACCCTTTTCACCTTTGCAATTCCCGTGGCCCTTTTGTTGCTGGCGATCGGGGGGTGGTTGCTGGCAGGTCAGGCGCTGCGTCCCGTCAGAACCCTCACTCGCGTGGCCGGGAAAATCACAGCCAAAGACCTGCATCAGCGTGTACCGGTGGATAACGCAGCCCCCGAGTTCGCCGAACTCATCCAGATTCTCAACGGGATGCTGGACCGCCTCGAAAAAAGTTTTCAGCAGGCTACCCGGTTCAGTGCCGATGCCGCGCATGAACTGAATACGCCGCTCACCATCCTCCAGGGGCAAATGGAACAAGCCATCCAGAATGCCGCCTCGGAACCGGATCAGCAGATGTATGCCGGCCTGCTTGAGGAGGTTCAGCGGCTCAAGACGATCGTCTGGAAACTACTCCTGCTCGCCAGGGCTGACACGGGACAGCTCACCCTCAAGCGGGAACGGATTGACCTGAGCGACGCGATTGATGATCTTCTGCACGATGCTGATGTGCTGGCCCCCGGCCTGCATATTGACCGCCAGCTCACCCCGGGCCTTACCATCGAGGCTGACCCGGACCTGTTGAGGCAGGTCCTGCAAAACCTCCTGAGCAATGCCATCAAATACAATCGCCCTGGCGGACTGATCAAACTGACACTCGCCCAGCAGGCTGACCGGATTCTGTTCACCATCGGCAATACCACCCCGCCGTCCCTCACCCTCGATGAAAAACTCCTGTTCACGCGCTTCTACCGGGGGGACCGTTCGCGCGGCCGCCACATTGATGGAGTGGGACTGGGATTGAGCCTCTCCCGTGAAATTGTGAACGCGCACCAGGGTACCCTGGTCCTGAAGGAATCCACCGACGGTTGGATCGCCTTCGCCCTGACACTGCCTGCACCATCCGGTAACAAGGCGGAAAATGAGTGA
- the mfd gene encoding transcription-repair coupling factor: MSDFLWKKDLEDRLQSKLAAAFTQSHLIHIPDIPTAAEAWLVWELARWSKATILWIADGPRTLEWMARDLQSLAPPGDLPPLVFPSWEVLPTNTATSPDLGVMGARLETLTSLATAEPRVIATCAQALMERTVSRESFLAHTRTLRTGDEVDPTELTSHLEQSGYAFSAEVQFQGDAALRGGILDIWPLTSPWPMRIEFFGSTVESLRTFDPAEQRSLAPLTEAILPPASEWKLLRAKAENRAFLFDHLPARPQSPLKTTPSSTDGSAGTPRPTEILESSQGRAKPPAEPRHSREITSRNACDLIVVWADKDSILAHTATYEEAVREAKASAYVERLASLEAVLLSRPALRQVFMGSRPDETCPLLALDFQPVEPIPSVTARHVLHPDAIETSRRRFLTTTAASLATGTRTAFFFDSEGTHTRFEDVYGTIFNKSKPEIIMAPLTGGFASTEFNLLVVAEPDLYGRKIQRKRLPSRKTQAGGGARITDWTDMEPGNLVVHIDHGVGRYLGLREITVGSQLQEALAIEYAEGAKLYVPVSHAHLLTRYVGVGRHSVALHQLGGKRWIHEKLAAQHAVQDMASSLLEIQAARDSQEGFAFPPDNPWQHELEASFPYQETDDQESAIREAKKDMEAKRPMDRLLCGDAGYGKTEVAIRLAFKAVMAGKQVAVLVPTTILAQQHFQTFSERMAPFPVRIEMLSRFCTRGECSRVIQALAEGKVDIVIGTHALIQPTIAFKDLGLVIIDEEQKFGVLHKERFKHIRRLVDVLTLTATPIPRTLYMSMTGARDLSTIQTPPQERLAVETIVTPDSDTVVREAILRELNREGQVFFLHNRVHSIERLRERIHRLVPEARIGVGHGQMGAGALEEVMRSFAQGEFDVLLCTTIIESGLDIPNANTILIDRADRFGLAELYQLRGRVGRSKHKAYAYMLLPTQAHVDPTARKRIQAIKQYSGAGTGFRLAMRDLEIRGAGNLLGASQSGHIAAVGFGLYCQLLRHTIAQKKGEPLPPVIDVDLIFDFLSLSPSDTGASHSALIPATYIEDERLRVGMYRRIAETGFVKEVRALRTSFRDRFGPIPAECERLLKLAEIRILAAGKKIKSIEVEEAKLMLKRHQDYLMLPGGRFPRLKTTSPDDRLDEIRSHLRKLE, from the coding sequence ATGAGTGATTTTTTATGGAAGAAGGATCTTGAAGACCGCCTGCAATCAAAGCTGGCAGCGGCGTTCACGCAATCACACCTGATTCATATCCCTGATATCCCCACCGCCGCTGAAGCCTGGCTCGTCTGGGAACTCGCGCGTTGGTCGAAGGCCACCATCCTGTGGATTGCCGATGGGCCACGAACCCTGGAATGGATGGCGCGCGACCTTCAATCCCTGGCACCGCCCGGGGATCTCCCCCCGCTGGTCTTCCCCAGCTGGGAGGTTCTTCCTACCAACACGGCCACCTCACCGGATCTAGGGGTCATGGGGGCAAGACTGGAGACCCTGACCTCCCTGGCTACGGCCGAACCGCGGGTCATTGCCACCTGCGCCCAGGCCCTGATGGAACGGACCGTCTCGCGCGAATCGTTTCTGGCGCATACGCGAACGCTGAGAACCGGCGATGAAGTCGACCCGACCGAATTGACCAGCCATCTGGAGCAAAGCGGCTATGCCTTCTCGGCGGAAGTTCAGTTCCAGGGCGACGCCGCGTTGCGCGGGGGCATCCTTGATATCTGGCCCCTGACCAGTCCCTGGCCCATGCGCATCGAGTTCTTCGGCTCCACCGTCGAGTCGCTCCGGACCTTTGATCCTGCGGAACAACGGTCGCTGGCCCCGTTGACGGAGGCCATTCTCCCCCCCGCCAGCGAATGGAAACTCCTGCGCGCGAAGGCGGAGAACCGGGCCTTTTTGTTTGACCACCTTCCCGCCCGCCCTCAAAGCCCATTAAAAACCACTCCATCATCTACAGACGGCTCGGCAGGGACGCCTCGCCCTACCGAAATACTGGAGTCTTCTCAAGGTAGGGCGAAGCCTCCGGCTGAGCCGCGACATTCCCGAGAGATTACTAGCCGGAACGCATGCGACCTGATCGTGGTCTGGGCCGACAAGGATTCCATCCTGGCCCATACGGCCACGTACGAGGAAGCGGTGCGGGAGGCCAAGGCCAGCGCTTATGTAGAACGGCTCGCCTCACTGGAAGCCGTGCTTCTGTCACGCCCGGCCTTACGTCAGGTGTTCATGGGCTCCCGTCCTGACGAAACCTGTCCCCTGCTCGCTCTCGATTTCCAACCCGTCGAGCCCATTCCCTCTGTCACCGCCCGGCATGTCCTGCATCCCGATGCTATTGAAACCAGCCGGCGCCGGTTCCTGACGACCACGGCCGCCAGTCTGGCCACCGGCACGCGCACCGCCTTTTTCTTCGACAGCGAAGGGACCCACACCCGCTTTGAGGATGTGTACGGCACCATCTTTAATAAGTCGAAACCGGAAATCATCATGGCCCCGTTGACCGGCGGCTTTGCCAGCACCGAGTTCAACCTGCTGGTCGTGGCCGAACCGGATCTCTATGGCCGCAAGATTCAACGCAAACGCCTCCCTTCCCGCAAGACCCAGGCGGGTGGCGGCGCCCGGATTACGGACTGGACGGACATGGAGCCGGGGAACCTGGTGGTGCATATCGATCACGGGGTGGGCCGTTACCTCGGCTTGCGTGAGATCACCGTGGGCAGCCAGCTTCAGGAAGCCCTGGCCATCGAGTACGCCGAGGGGGCCAAACTTTATGTCCCCGTGTCCCACGCCCACCTCCTCACCCGCTATGTGGGGGTGGGTCGTCATTCGGTGGCACTGCATCAACTGGGCGGCAAACGCTGGATTCACGAGAAACTCGCGGCCCAGCATGCGGTGCAGGATATGGCGTCGTCCCTCCTTGAAATCCAGGCGGCCCGCGATTCCCAGGAGGGCTTTGCCTTTCCGCCGGATAACCCCTGGCAACATGAACTGGAAGCCTCGTTCCCATATCAGGAAACCGATGACCAGGAATCGGCCATCCGGGAGGCGAAAAAAGATATGGAGGCCAAACGGCCCATGGACCGGCTCCTGTGCGGGGATGCGGGCTATGGCAAAACGGAAGTGGCGATCCGCCTCGCCTTCAAGGCCGTCATGGCCGGCAAACAGGTCGCCGTCCTGGTCCCGACCACCATTCTGGCCCAGCAGCATTTCCAGACCTTTTCCGAACGCATGGCCCCCTTTCCGGTCCGCATCGAGATGCTCAGCCGCTTCTGCACCCGCGGCGAATGCAGTCGCGTCATTCAAGCCCTGGCAGAGGGCAAGGTGGATATCGTCATCGGGACGCATGCCCTGATCCAGCCGACCATCGCCTTTAAGGATCTCGGACTGGTAATTATTGATGAGGAGCAGAAGTTCGGGGTTCTGCACAAGGAACGGTTCAAACATATTCGCCGGCTGGTCGATGTCCTCACCCTGACCGCCACCCCGATTCCCCGCACGCTCTACATGAGCATGACCGGGGCCCGCGACCTGAGCACCATCCAGACGCCGCCCCAGGAGCGGCTGGCCGTTGAAACCATTGTCACCCCTGACTCCGATACGGTGGTCCGGGAGGCCATTCTGCGGGAGTTGAACCGGGAGGGCCAGGTCTTCTTCCTCCATAACCGGGTCCATAGCATCGAACGGTTGCGTGAACGGATCCATCGCCTGGTCCCCGAAGCCCGGATCGGCGTCGGTCACGGTCAGATGGGCGCCGGCGCCCTGGAAGAGGTCATGCGCAGTTTCGCCCAGGGTGAATTCGATGTCCTGCTCTGCACGACCATCATTGAGAGCGGACTGGATATCCCCAACGCCAATACCATCCTGATCGACCGGGCGGATCGTTTCGGACTGGCGGAACTTTATCAGTTACGGGGCCGCGTGGGCCGCTCCAAACATAAGGCCTATGCCTATATGCTGTTGCCCACCCAGGCCCATGTGGATCCGACCGCCCGCAAACGCATCCAAGCCATCAAGCAATATTCCGGAGCCGGCACCGGTTTCCGGCTCGCCATGCGCGACCTGGAAATCCGGGGTGCCGGGAACCTGCTGGGCGCGAGTCAGAGCGGCCATATCGCCGCCGTCGGCTTCGGCCTGTACTGCCAGTTGCTCCGCCACACCATCGCCCAGAAAAAGGGGGAACCGTTGCCCCCCGTCATCGACGTGGATCTGATCTTTGATTTCCTCAGCCTGTCCCCCTCCGACACCGGTGCCAGCCACTCGGCGCTCATTCCTGCCACCTATATTGAAGATGAGCGCCTGCGCGTAGGCATGTACCGCCGGATCGCCGAGACGGGATTTGTCAAGGAAGTGCGCGCCCTGCGGACCAGCTTCCGCGACCGCTTCGGCCCCATTCCCGCCGAATGTGAGCGCCTGCTTAAACTGGCCGAAATCCGCATTCTGGCCGCTGGCAAGAAAATCAAATCCATCGAAGTCGAAGAGGCTAAACTGATGTTGAAACGCCACCAGGACTACCTGATGCTGCCAGGCGGCCGTTTTCCCCGCCTGAAAACCACCTCCCCCGATGACCGGCTGGATGAAATCCGCAGCCACCTGCGGAAGTTGGAGTAA
- a CDS encoding metallophosphoesterase: MKSRARQVILPVLVFALSAFSGVTQDKITDSFALRSPAGVTGRTLPGKESGEGQISVILGRPSDHTVTASVLSAEAMEGFCEYGVAPGNYSKKTGVVALASGKPVDFVLGPLPVDTACVYRLRYRKLGESVFTEGGMHSFHTQRAPGKAFVFEIQGDSHPERPKQHDSSLYSKTLKAAAADHPDFYMCIGDDFSVDTLHVVNEGTVVQRYLLQRPFLALVAQSAPLFLVNGNHEQASACNLDGTSNNVAVWAQNARNTYFPQPAPDGFYTGDTKPVPFIGLLRDYYAWTWGDALFVVIDPYWHSTKPVDNPFGGGEKSKDLWSVTLGADQYKWFSQTLKSSHAKFKFVFSHHVLGTGRGGIENASLGEWGGENRKGVNEFGRMRPDWEMPIHQLMATNGVTIFFQGHDHVFARQSLDGVVYQTLPEPADPSYTLYFKEAFRSGNILPNSGRVRVTVTPDKVTVEYIRSWLQIDVTDLHTDGEVAFRYCIMTK; the protein is encoded by the coding sequence ATGAAGTCACGCGCAAGACAGGTGATTCTGCCCGTTCTGGTTTTTGCGTTATCGGCCTTCAGCGGCGTGACGCAGGACAAGATCACAGACTCATTTGCCTTGCGCAGTCCTGCCGGGGTGACCGGCAGGACTTTGCCGGGGAAGGAGTCAGGTGAGGGGCAGATATCGGTCATATTGGGGCGCCCCTCTGACCATACGGTGACCGCCAGCGTTCTCTCGGCGGAAGCCATGGAGGGCTTTTGCGAGTATGGGGTGGCCCCGGGAAATTATTCCAAAAAGACCGGGGTTGTCGCCCTGGCTTCCGGCAAGCCGGTGGATTTTGTGCTTGGCCCGCTTCCGGTTGACACGGCGTGCGTGTATCGCCTGAGATATCGTAAGCTGGGCGAATCCGTCTTCACCGAAGGGGGCATGCATTCCTTTCATACCCAGCGGGCACCCGGAAAGGCCTTTGTGTTCGAGATTCAAGGAGACTCCCATCCTGAGCGCCCGAAACAGCACGATTCCTCCCTCTATTCCAAGACCCTGAAAGCCGCGGCAGCAGATCACCCCGACTTCTATATGTGCATCGGGGATGATTTCAGTGTGGATACCCTTCATGTTGTTAACGAGGGAACCGTGGTGCAGCGCTATCTGCTGCAGCGTCCTTTCCTGGCTCTGGTGGCCCAATCGGCCCCGTTATTTCTCGTCAACGGAAACCACGAGCAGGCGTCCGCCTGTAACCTTGACGGTACATCCAACAACGTGGCGGTCTGGGCCCAGAATGCGCGCAACACCTATTTCCCGCAGCCTGCCCCGGATGGCTTCTACACGGGGGATACTAAACCCGTTCCCTTCATTGGTCTTTTGCGGGACTATTATGCATGGACCTGGGGCGATGCATTGTTCGTGGTGATCGATCCGTACTGGCACTCCACCAAGCCCGTGGATAATCCTTTTGGTGGGGGCGAAAAGTCCAAGGATTTGTGGTCGGTCACGCTCGGCGCGGACCAGTATAAGTGGTTTTCGCAAACGCTGAAATCCAGTCATGCAAAATTCAAGTTCGTCTTCTCGCACCATGTGCTGGGGACCGGACGCGGTGGCATCGAGAATGCCAGTCTGGGTGAATGGGGCGGGGAGAACCGCAAAGGAGTTAATGAGTTCGGGCGGATGCGGCCAGACTGGGAGATGCCCATTCATCAATTAATGGCCACCAACGGTGTGACCATTTTCTTCCAAGGCCATGACCATGTGTTTGCCCGTCAGTCATTGGATGGCGTGGTGTATCAGACCCTGCCCGAGCCGGCGGATCCCAGTTATACGCTCTATTTCAAAGAAGCGTTCCGGTCCGGCAATATCCTGCCCAATTCGGGCCGGGTTCGGGTAACCGTCACTCCCGACAAGGTGACCGTGGAATACATCCGGTCATGGCTTCAAATAGATGTGACGGACCTGCACACGGACGGGGAAGTGGCTTTTCGCTACTGCATTATGACGAAGTAA
- a CDS encoding response regulator transcription factor, giving the protein MKILVVEDERKIASFIRQGLTEQGFATDLCHDGNEAYTLATTQAYDAIVLDIMLPGRDGLSILKNLRARKQAVPVILLTARTEPNERVEGLNLGADDYLTKPFYIDELIARILAVTRRVSGAPLGLVQADDLVINLITREVKRGKRDIELTAREFNLLEPLMRTPGRVFTRTQLLEKVWGYDFDPETNLVDVNIRRLRKKIDDTEAVPLIETVRGVGYRVRKTSP; this is encoded by the coding sequence ATGAAGATTCTGGTAGTGGAAGACGAGCGGAAGATCGCCAGCTTTATCCGGCAGGGCCTGACGGAACAGGGCTTCGCGACGGACCTCTGCCATGATGGCAATGAAGCCTATACCCTGGCAACGACGCAGGCCTATGACGCCATTGTACTGGACATCATGCTTCCCGGTCGCGATGGCCTCAGCATTCTCAAGAATCTCCGGGCCCGCAAGCAGGCCGTGCCGGTCATCCTGCTGACGGCACGAACCGAACCGAATGAACGGGTTGAGGGACTGAACCTGGGCGCCGATGATTATCTCACCAAACCGTTTTACATCGACGAGCTGATCGCCCGCATTCTGGCCGTTACGAGGCGGGTTTCCGGTGCCCCCCTCGGCCTGGTTCAAGCCGATGACCTCGTCATCAACCTGATCACGCGTGAGGTGAAACGGGGCAAACGCGACATCGAATTGACGGCCCGGGAATTCAACCTGCTCGAGCCGCTGATGAGAACGCCCGGACGCGTCTTCACCCGGACTCAATTGCTCGAAAAGGTATGGGGCTATGATTTTGACCCGGAAACCAACCTGGTCGACGTCAATATCCGCCGGCTCCGCAAGAAGATTGATGACACCGAAGCGGTCCCGCTGATCGAAACCGTACGCGGCGTGGGATACCGGGTCCGGAAAACAAGCCCATGA